From Zingiber officinale cultivar Zhangliang chromosome 5B, Zo_v1.1, whole genome shotgun sequence, the proteins below share one genomic window:
- the LOC121986628 gene encoding protein MICROTUBULE BINDING PROTEIN 2C-like, with protein MQVVDQNGKVAQPHSTTKRFDHGDDVANKEPNKLVAISGLSSFSSTSLLSEELVKNDEELKMLREQFEELQKKFLEKDEALRALKDTIAKTNGVNETLRELKQQIMEKDSLMTNTNRQLTNTKIKLEERQAALEKLELEVTESNNDIFAMIK; from the exons ATGCAGGTTgttgatcaaaatggaaaggtaGCTCAGCCACATTCAACTACAAAACGTTTTGATCATGGAGATGATGTTGCAAATAAGGAACCGAATAAACTAGTTGCTATTTCTGGTTTATCAAGTTTTTCATCAACCTCATTGTTGTCTGAAGAACTCGTTAAGAATGATGAAGAGTTAAAAATGTTGAGGGAACAATTTGAAGAACTTCagaaaaaatttctagaaaaagaTGAAGCTTTAAGAGCTTTAAAGGACACAATAGCCAAAACGAATGGAGTTAATGAAACACTTAGGGAATTGAAGCAGCAAATTATGGAGAAAGATTCTTTGATGACAAATACAAATCGACAGCTAACTAATACGAAG ATTAAGCTTGAAGAAAGGCAAGCTGCTCTAGAGAAACTAGAGTTGGAAGTGACAGAGTCAAATAATGATATATTTGCAATGATCAAGTGA